Proteins encoded together in one Bacteroides ovatus window:
- a CDS encoding beta-galactosidase BoGH2A, protein MMIGKLKYLMLGGCLILGSCLALGGCLMLLGACSSSSLVSPRERSDFNADWRFHLGDGLQAAQPGFADNDWRVLDLPHDWAIEGDFSQENPSGTGGGALPGGVGWYRKTFSVDKADAGKIFRIEFDGVYMNSEVFINGVSLGVRPYGYISFSYDLTPYLKWDEPNVLAVRVDNAEQPNSRWYSGCGIYRNVWLSKTGPIHVGGWGTYVTTSSVDEKQAVLNLATTLVNESDTNENVTVCSSLQDAEGREVAETRSSGEAEAGKEVVFTQQLTVKQPQLWDIDTPYLYTLVTKVMRNEECMDRYTTPVGIRTFSLDARKGFTLNGRQTKINGVCMHHDLGCLGAAVNTRAIERHLQILKEMGCNGIRCSHNPPAPELLDLCDRMGFIVMDEAFDMWRKKKTAHDYARYFNEWHERDLNDFILRDRNHPSVFMWSIGNEVLEQWSDAKADTLSLEEANLILNFGHSSEMLAKEGEESVNSLLTKKLVSFVKGLDPTRPVTAGCNEPNSGNHLFRSGVLDVIGYNYHNKDIPNVPANFPDKPFIITESNSALMTRGYYRMPSDRMFIWPKRWDKSFADSTFACSSYENCHVPWGNTHEESLKLVRDNDFISGQYVWTGFDYIGEPTPYGWPARSSYFGIVDLAGFPKDVYYLYQSEWTDKQVLHLFPHWNWTPGQEIDMWCYYNQADEVELFVNGKSQGVKRKDLDNLHVAWRVKFEPGTVKVIARESGKVVAEKEICTAGKPAEIRLTPDRSILTADGKDLCFVTVEVLDEKGNLCPDADNLVNFTVQGNGFIAGVDNGNPVSMERFKDEKRKAFYGKCLVVIQNDGKPGKAKLTATSEGLRQAVLKISAEEL, encoded by the coding sequence ATGATGATTGGTAAACTAAAATATTTGATGCTGGGGGGCTGCCTTATACTGGGGAGCTGCCTGGCATTGGGAGGCTGTCTGATGTTATTAGGAGCATGTAGCAGTTCTTCCCTTGTATCTCCGCGGGAGCGATCCGACTTTAATGCAGACTGGCGTTTTCATTTGGGAGACGGGCTGCAAGCGGCACAACCTGGTTTTGCCGACAATGACTGGCGTGTACTGGATTTGCCCCACGACTGGGCGATTGAAGGAGACTTCAGTCAGGAAAATCCTTCCGGTACAGGAGGAGGGGCACTTCCGGGAGGAGTCGGTTGGTATCGCAAAACTTTTAGTGTAGACAAAGCGGATGCAGGAAAGATATTTCGCATTGAGTTTGACGGAGTATATATGAACTCGGAGGTATTTATCAATGGTGTTTCATTGGGAGTACGTCCTTATGGATATATTAGTTTCAGCTATGACCTGACTCCTTATCTGAAATGGGATGAACCGAATGTGCTGGCTGTACGTGTGGATAATGCGGAGCAACCTAATTCACGGTGGTATTCAGGTTGTGGCATTTACCGGAATGTGTGGCTAAGCAAGACCGGCCCAATACATGTGGGTGGATGGGGAACGTATGTAACAACCTCGTCAGTTGACGAAAAACAGGCTGTACTGAATCTCGCTACTACCCTTGTGAATGAAAGTGATACGAACGAAAATGTTACTGTCTGTTCTTCCTTGCAGGATGCTGAAGGCAGAGAAGTTGCTGAAACCCGGTCGAGTGGGGAAGCGGAAGCCGGTAAGGAAGTTGTTTTTACCCAGCAACTGACTGTAAAGCAACCTCAACTGTGGGATATTGATACTCCTTATCTGTATACACTGGTTACCAAAGTGATGCGAAACGAAGAATGTATGGATAGGTATACTACTCCTGTCGGTATTCGCACATTTAGTTTGGATGCCCGGAAAGGATTCACGTTGAATGGCAGGCAGACAAAAATTAATGGTGTGTGTATGCATCATGACCTGGGCTGTTTGGGAGCGGCAGTCAACACACGTGCCATTGAACGGCACTTGCAAATTCTGAAAGAAATGGGGTGTAACGGCATACGTTGTTCCCATAATCCTCCCGCACCCGAACTGCTTGATCTTTGTGACCGTATGGGATTTATCGTGATGGATGAGGCTTTTGATATGTGGCGGAAGAAAAAAACGGCACATGATTATGCCCGTTACTTCAATGAATGGCACGAGCGCGATTTGAATGACTTTATTTTGCGTGACCGTAATCATCCTTCTGTCTTTATGTGGAGTATCGGTAATGAAGTCCTCGAACAATGGAGTGATGCCAAAGCGGATACGTTGAGTCTGGAAGAGGCCAATCTGATCTTAAATTTCGGACATTCTTCTGAAATGTTAGCCAAAGAAGGAGAGGAGAGTGTCAACTCTTTGCTGACGAAAAAATTGGTAAGCTTTGTAAAAGGGCTTGATCCTACCCGTCCTGTCACTGCCGGATGCAATGAACCGAATTCCGGCAATCATTTATTCCGTTCCGGCGTACTGGATGTGATTGGCTATAATTATCATAACAAGGATATTCCCAATGTTCCGGCTAATTTCCCGGACAAGCCGTTTATCATTACTGAAAGCAATTCAGCGTTGATGACTCGCGGATATTACCGTATGCCCAGCGACCGGATGTTTATCTGGCCCAAGCGTTGGGACAAATCCTTTGCCGATTCCACATTTGCCTGTTCATCTTATGAAAACTGTCATGTGCCTTGGGGAAACACTCATGAGGAAAGCTTGAAATTAGTCAGGGACAACGACTTTATCAGCGGGCAATATGTATGGACGGGATTTGATTATATCGGGGAACCGACTCCTTACGGATGGCCTGCGCGTAGTTCGTACTTTGGTATTGTAGATCTGGCTGGTTTCCCGAAAGATGTCTACTATTTGTATCAGTCGGAATGGACGGATAAGCAGGTGTTGCACCTTTTCCCGCACTGGAACTGGACTCCGGGACAGGAGATTGATATGTGGTGCTACTATAATCAGGCTGATGAAGTGGAACTGTTTGTGAATGGAAAGTCGCAAGGAGTGAAGCGTAAAGACCTTGATAATCTGCATGTAGCTTGGCGTGTGAAGTTTGAACCGGGAACGGTGAAGGTCATTGCACGAGAGAGTGGTAAGGTAGTGGCGGAAAAGGAAATCTGCACAGCCGGAAAACCCGCAGAGATTCGTCTGACTCCTGATCGTTCTATTCTGACTGCTGATGGAAAAGATTTGTGTTTTGTCACTGTGGAGGTGTTGGATGAGAAAGGAAATCTTTGCCCTGATGCTGACAATCTAGTGAATTTCACAGTACAAGGTAATGGCTTTATCGCAGGGGTAGACAACGGAAACCCGGTATCGATGGAACGCTTTAAGGATGAAAAGAGGAAAGCATTTTATGGAAAATGCCTTGTTGTCATTCAGAACGATGGAAAACCGGGAAAAGCAAAGCTGACGGCTACTTCAGAGGGACTTCGGCAAGCTGTACTAAAGATTTCGGCAGAGGAATTGTAA
- a CDS encoding two-component regulator propeller domain-containing protein produces the protein MIRKSLLLLALLLASWIVSAQSYLFKHLEVSDGLSNNSVNTIYKDRDGFMWFGTTTGLNRYDGYTFKIYQHAENEPGSLPDNYITDIVEMPDGRFWINTARGYVLFDKERDYFITDVTGFMKNLESWGVPEQVFVDREGNTWLSVAGEGCYRYKEGGKRLFFSYTEHSLPEYGVTQMAECSDGILLIYNTGLLVCLDRATLAIKWQSDEIKKYIPGGKTIELSLFVDRDNCIWAYSLMGIWAYDCGTKSWRTDLTGIWSSRPDVIIHAVAQDIEGRIWVGKDYDGIDVLEKETGKVTSLVAHDDNGRSLPHNTIYDLYADRDGVMWVGTYKKGVSYYSESIFKFNMYEWGDITCIEQADEDRLWLGTNDHGILLWNRSTGKAEPFWRDAEGQLPNPVVSMLKSKDGKLWVGTFNGGLYCMNGSQVRSYKEGTGNALASNNVWALVEDDKGRIWIASLGGGLQCLEPLSGTFETYTSNNSALLENNVTSLCWVDDNTLFFGTASQGVGTMDMRTREIKKIQGQSDSMKLSNDAVNHVYKDSRGLVWIATREGLNVYDTRRHMFLDLFPVVEAKGNFIAAITEDQERNMWVSTSRKVIRVTVASDGKGSYLFDSRAYNSEDGLQNCDFNQRSIKTLHNGIIAIGGLYGVNIFAPDHIRYNKMLPNVMFTGLSLFDEAVKVGQSYGGRVLIEKELNDVENVEFDYKQNIFSVSFASDNYNLPEKTQYMYKLEGFNNDWLTLPVGVHNVTFTNLAPGKYVLRVKAINSDGYVGIKEATLGIVVNPPFWMSWWAYLLYAAGLVVVLFLARYRMLKREREKFHLQQIENEVAKNEEINNMKFRFFTNVSHELRTPLTLIISPLEGMLKETTDELQSTRLQLMYRNAQRLLHLVNQLLDFRKGEMSTHQLSLSEGDIISYVHSVCNSFLLMADKKHIQFSFFSGIDTFSMAFDADKVGKIVMNLLSNAFKFTPEGGRVTVMIEHVTGTPDTLEIKIADTGIGISDVDKEHIFDRFYQADHKGVEETTGNGIGLSLVRDFVTLHEGEVKVFDNIGTGSVFVIQFPVKHVETQVQLPEETGMSVGDEEDREMKEEVREETGRKDSPLLLVVDDNEDFRIFMRYSLELQYRVKLAVNGNEAWEMMQEELPDLVISDVMMPQMDGNELCRLIKQDKRTAHIPVILLTARQNTEAKLEGLQTGADDYVTKPFNMTILVLRIRKLIELSRYHRVTQGMIDPAPSEIVITSLDEKLIEKAIKYVEDNMSRTELSVEELSRELGMSRVHLYKKLLQITGKTPIEFIRVIRLKRAAQLLRESQLHVSEVAFEVGFNNPKYFSRYFKDEFGVLPSVYQEKEGK, from the coding sequence ATGATAAGAAAGAGCCTTTTATTGTTAGCTTTACTTCTCGCTTCGTGGATTGTGTCTGCACAATCATACTTGTTCAAGCATCTGGAAGTGTCGGACGGATTGTCTAATAATTCTGTGAATACTATTTATAAAGATCGTGATGGGTTCATGTGGTTCGGTACGACTACCGGACTGAACCGCTATGACGGATATACTTTCAAGATCTACCAGCATGCCGAGAATGAGCCGGGATCTTTACCGGATAATTACATTACCGATATTGTGGAAATGCCTGACGGACGGTTTTGGATAAATACCGCCCGGGGGTATGTATTATTTGATAAGGAGCGGGATTACTTTATCACTGATGTTACCGGATTTATGAAAAATCTGGAGTCATGGGGAGTTCCGGAACAGGTTTTTGTAGACCGGGAAGGGAATACGTGGCTTAGTGTGGCAGGTGAAGGATGTTACCGTTACAAGGAGGGTGGAAAGAGACTCTTCTTTTCGTATACGGAACATTCGTTGCCGGAGTATGGAGTGACACAAATGGCGGAATGTAGTGACGGAATCTTGTTGATTTATAATACGGGACTGCTTGTCTGTCTGGATCGTGCCACATTGGCGATTAAATGGCAGTCTGATGAAATTAAGAAATATATTCCGGGAGGAAAGACGATAGAACTTTCGCTTTTTGTAGATAGAGACAATTGCATCTGGGCATACAGTCTTATGGGAATCTGGGCGTATGATTGCGGAACAAAAAGTTGGCGGACAGATTTGACCGGTATCTGGTCGTCACGTCCGGACGTAATTATTCATGCGGTGGCACAGGATATAGAAGGCAGGATTTGGGTTGGAAAGGATTATGACGGCATAGACGTGCTTGAGAAAGAAACGGGGAAAGTGACTTCTCTTGTTGCCCACGATGACAATGGACGGAGCTTGCCTCATAATACAATTTATGACTTATATGCTGACAGGGATGGTGTCATGTGGGTAGGTACTTATAAGAAGGGGGTATCTTATTATAGTGAAAGCATCTTTAAGTTCAATATGTATGAATGGGGAGATATAACTTGCATAGAACAGGCGGATGAAGATAGACTGTGGCTCGGAACGAACGACCATGGGATTCTTTTGTGGAATCGCTCTACAGGAAAGGCGGAACCTTTCTGGAGAGACGCCGAAGGACAATTGCCGAATCCCGTCGTGTCTATGTTGAAATCGAAAGACGGCAAATTATGGGTAGGGACATTCAATGGGGGATTGTATTGTATGAATGGTTCCCAGGTACGTTCTTATAAGGAAGGTACCGGAAACGCTTTGGCGAGTAATAATGTCTGGGCATTGGTGGAGGATGATAAGGGAAGAATCTGGATTGCTTCCTTGGGAGGCGGTTTGCAATGTTTGGAACCGTTATCCGGTACTTTTGAAACTTATACCAGTAACAACTCGGCTCTGCTGGAGAATAATGTAACCTCTTTGTGTTGGGTAGATGATAATACATTGTTTTTCGGAACTGCCAGTCAGGGAGTAGGCACGATGGATATGCGCACTCGAGAAATAAAAAAGATTCAAGGCCAGAGCGATAGTATGAAATTGTCGAACGATGCGGTGAATCATGTATATAAAGATAGCCGGGGATTGGTATGGATTGCTACCCGTGAGGGATTGAATGTGTATGATACGAGGCGTCATATGTTTCTGGATCTGTTTCCTGTTGTAGAGGCCAAAGGAAATTTTATTGCGGCAATTACGGAAGATCAGGAGCGTAATATGTGGGTATCGACCAGCAGGAAGGTGATTCGGGTAACAGTGGCTTCCGATGGAAAAGGGAGTTACCTTTTTGATTCCAGGGCTTACAATAGTGAGGACGGATTGCAGAACTGTGATTTTAACCAGCGTTCAATCAAAACGTTACACAATGGAATCATTGCGATTGGTGGCCTGTATGGAGTCAATATTTTTGCTCCGGATCATATACGCTATAATAAAATGCTGCCTAATGTGATGTTTACAGGTCTTTCGTTGTTTGATGAGGCAGTGAAAGTGGGGCAGTCGTATGGCGGAAGAGTGTTGATAGAAAAAGAGTTGAACGATGTAGAAAATGTAGAGTTCGATTATAAGCAGAATATTTTCAGTGTGTCTTTTGCTTCGGACAACTATAATTTGCCGGAGAAAACTCAATATATGTATAAGTTGGAAGGGTTCAATAATGACTGGTTAACCCTGCCAGTAGGAGTACACAATGTGACTTTTACGAATCTTGCCCCAGGAAAGTATGTTTTGAGAGTGAAAGCGATCAATAGCGACGGTTATGTCGGCATAAAGGAAGCCACGCTGGGTATTGTAGTCAATCCTCCTTTCTGGATGTCGTGGTGGGCTTATTTGTTGTATGCTGCCGGTTTGGTGGTCGTGCTTTTCCTGGCGCGCTACCGGATGCTGAAACGTGAACGTGAGAAGTTTCATCTTCAGCAGATAGAAAATGAGGTGGCGAAGAATGAAGAAATCAATAATATGAAATTCCGTTTCTTCACGAACGTCAGCCATGAATTGCGTACACCGCTTACCTTGATTATTTCTCCTTTGGAGGGAATGTTGAAAGAAACGACCGATGAATTGCAGAGTACACGTTTGCAATTGATGTATCGTAATGCGCAACGGTTGTTACATCTGGTCAATCAACTGCTCGATTTCCGTAAAGGAGAGATGAGTACTCATCAGTTGTCTCTGTCGGAAGGAGATATCATTTCGTATGTGCATAGTGTTTGCAACTCTTTCCTGTTGATGGCGGATAAGAAACATATTCAATTCTCTTTCTTTTCGGGTATAGATACATTCTCGATGGCTTTTGATGCTGACAAGGTAGGGAAGATTGTGATGAATCTGCTTTCCAATGCTTTTAAGTTTACTCCTGAAGGAGGACGTGTGACGGTGATGATAGAGCATGTGACAGGAACTCCTGATACACTGGAAATCAAGATTGCCGATACCGGAATAGGAATTAGCGATGTGGACAAGGAACATATCTTCGACCGTTTCTATCAGGCGGATCATAAAGGAGTAGAGGAAACTACCGGAAATGGTATCGGATTGAGCCTGGTACGTGACTTTGTCACTTTGCATGAAGGAGAAGTGAAGGTATTCGATAATATAGGGACGGGGTCTGTTTTCGTTATTCAGTTCCCGGTAAAACATGTGGAGACACAAGTACAGTTACCGGAAGAAACGGGCATGTCGGTTGGGGATGAAGAAGATAGGGAAATGAAAGAGGAAGTCAGGGAAGAGACCGGACGCAAGGATTCCCCTTTGCTGCTGGTGGTAGATGATAATGAAGACTTCCGTATCTTTATGCGTTATAGTCTGGAATTACAGTATCGTGTCAAACTGGCTGTGAATGGTAACGAAGCATGGGAGATGATGCAGGAAGAATTACCCGATCTGGTTATCAGTGATGTAATGATGCCCCAAATGGACGGCAATGAGCTGTGTCGCCTGATTAAGCAGGACAAGCGTACTGCGCATATCCCTGTGATTTTGCTGACAGCGCGGCAGAATACCGAAGCGAAGTTGGAGGGATTGCAGACAGGAGCGGACGACTATGTAACGAAGCCGTTCAATATGACTATCCTTGTGTTGCGTATCCGTAAACTGATAGAACTAAGCCGTTATCATCGTGTCACCCAGGGAATGATTGATCCTGCACCTAGCGAGATTGTGATTACTTCACTGGATGAAAAGTTGATAGAGAAAGCAATCAAATATGTGGAGGATAATATGTCACGTACTGAACTTTCGGTAGAGGAACTTAGCCGGGAACTGGGTATGAGCCGCGTGCATCTGTATAAGAAATTGCTTCAGATCACAGGAAAGACACCTATTGAGTTTATCCGCGTGATTCGCTTGAAACGGGCGGCGCAATTATTGCGTGAAAGCCAGCTTCATGTGTCCGAAGTAGCTTTCGAAGTAGGCTTCAATAATCCTAAATATTTCAGCCGTTATTTCAAGGATGAATTTGGTGTTTTACCCTCCGTTTACCAGGAAAAAGAAGGGAAATAA
- a CDS encoding alpha-xylosidase BoGH31A has translation MIMNMKNIFYCLLPGLLLGACSNKVYEKTGDSVIVKVQHKETGGPRLVRLQVMGDKLIHVSATADSKFADPQSLIVVPQKKQTSFAVVQNGDTITVSTEEVKASVLASTGEVWFTDKNGELILQENKGGGKTFTPIEVEGTKGYTVCQVFESPEDEAFYGLGQHQADEFNYKGKNEELFQYNTKVSVPFVVSNKNYGILLDSYSFCRFGNPNDYSQLNRIFKLYDKTGQEGALTGTYVPKKGETLVRREDSIYFENLKTIENLPKKLPLMGAKVTYEGEIEPAQTGEFKFILYYAGYVKVYLNNEPVVPERWRTAWNPNSYKFAAHLEAGKRVPLKIEWQPDGGQSYCGLRALTPVNPEEQGKQSWWSEMTKQLDYYFMAGENMDDVISGYRSLTGKSPVMPKWAMGFWQSREKYNTQEEMLGALKGFRDRKIPLDNIVLDWNHWPENAWGSHEFDKARFPDPKAMVDSIHAMHARMMISVWPKFYVTTEHFKEFDENGWMYQQSVKDSLKDWVGPGYHYGFYDAYDPDARKLFWKQMYEHYYPLGIDAWWMDASEPNVRDCTDLEYRKALCGPTALGSSTEFFNAYALMNAEAIYDGQRGVDNNKRVFLLTRSGFAGLQRYSTATWSGDIGTRWEDMKAQISAGLNFAMSGIPYWTMDIGGFCVENRYVAGQKQWNATKTENADYKEWRELNTRWYQFGAFVPLYRAHGQYPFREIWEIAPEGHPAYQSVVYYTKLRYNMMPYIYSLAGMTWFDDYTIMRPLVMDFTADAEVNDIGDQFMFGPSFMVSPVYRYGDRSREIYFPQAEGWYDFYSGKFQAGGERKVIEAPYERIPLYVRAGAIIPFGDDIQYTDEKPAEHIRLYIYQGADGEFTLYEDEGVNYNYEQGMYAMIPMKYDEATKTLVIGERQGEFPGMLKERTFTVVTVNKEKAQPFDLNAKGVTVKYNGSEQTLKL, from the coding sequence ATGATTATGAATATGAAAAACATTTTCTATTGCCTGTTGCCGGGACTTCTTTTGGGAGCATGTTCCAATAAGGTCTACGAGAAGACAGGTGATAGTGTGATAGTCAAAGTACAACACAAAGAAACAGGAGGTCCCCGTTTGGTTCGCCTTCAGGTGATGGGAGATAAGTTAATTCACGTTTCTGCCACTGCCGACAGCAAGTTTGCCGATCCGCAAAGTCTGATTGTTGTTCCGCAGAAAAAACAAACATCTTTTGCCGTCGTGCAGAATGGCGATACGATTACAGTGTCTACTGAAGAAGTGAAAGCATCTGTATTGGCTAGTACCGGAGAGGTGTGGTTTACGGATAAAAACGGAGAGTTAATCCTGCAGGAGAATAAGGGAGGAGGAAAGACATTTACTCCGATAGAAGTGGAAGGAACGAAAGGATATACGGTCTGTCAGGTTTTTGAATCTCCCGAAGATGAAGCGTTTTACGGATTAGGCCAGCATCAGGCGGATGAATTTAATTATAAGGGTAAGAACGAAGAACTGTTCCAGTATAATACGAAAGTTTCTGTTCCGTTTGTTGTTTCGAATAAAAACTATGGTATACTGCTGGATAGTTATTCCTTCTGTCGTTTCGGTAATCCGAATGATTACTCCCAGTTGAATCGTATCTTTAAACTTTATGATAAGACAGGCCAGGAAGGGGCGCTAACCGGTACTTATGTGCCGAAAAAAGGAGAAACTCTGGTCCGCCGGGAAGACTCCATCTATTTCGAGAATCTGAAAACGATTGAGAATCTTCCGAAGAAACTGCCGTTAATGGGGGCTAAAGTCACTTATGAAGGAGAGATAGAACCTGCTCAAACGGGAGAGTTCAAGTTTATTCTTTATTATGCGGGATATGTTAAGGTCTATTTGAACAATGAGCCGGTAGTGCCGGAACGTTGGCGGACTGCATGGAATCCTAATAGTTATAAGTTTGCAGCTCATTTGGAAGCAGGAAAGCGTGTGCCGTTGAAAATCGAGTGGCAGCCTGATGGCGGACAGTCTTATTGCGGACTGCGTGCATTGACACCTGTTAATCCGGAAGAACAGGGGAAGCAGTCGTGGTGGAGTGAAATGACCAAGCAGCTCGATTATTATTTTATGGCTGGTGAGAATATGGACGACGTGATTAGCGGTTATCGTTCGCTGACCGGAAAGTCTCCCGTTATGCCGAAATGGGCAATGGGTTTCTGGCAAAGTCGTGAGAAGTATAATACACAGGAGGAAATGTTGGGAGCACTGAAAGGTTTCCGTGATCGTAAAATCCCATTGGATAATATCGTACTGGATTGGAATCATTGGCCGGAGAATGCCTGGGGAAGTCATGAGTTTGATAAAGCTCGTTTTCCGGACCCGAAAGCAATGGTTGATTCCATCCATGCTATGCATGCCCGTATGATGATCTCGGTATGGCCTAAGTTTTATGTTACTACCGAACATTTCAAGGAGTTCGACGAGAATGGGTGGATGTATCAGCAGTCTGTTAAAGATAGTTTGAAAGATTGGGTAGGTCCCGGTTACCATTATGGTTTTTATGATGCGTATGATCCCGATGCACGGAAACTGTTCTGGAAACAGATGTATGAGCACTATTATCCGTTGGGTATCGATGCTTGGTGGATGGATGCCAGCGAACCGAATGTACGTGACTGTACCGACTTGGAATATCGGAAAGCTTTGTGCGGACCTACAGCGTTGGGTTCCTCTACGGAATTTTTCAATGCGTATGCACTGATGAATGCAGAAGCCATTTATGACGGTCAGCGCGGAGTAGATAATAACAAACGGGTGTTCTTATTAACCCGTTCGGGATTTGCCGGATTACAGCGTTATTCCACGGCTACATGGAGTGGGGATATCGGTACACGTTGGGAGGACATGAAGGCACAGATTTCTGCCGGATTGAATTTTGCCATGAGTGGAATACCTTACTGGACAATGGATATTGGCGGTTTTTGTGTAGAGAATCGTTATGTGGCCGGACAGAAACAATGGAACGCGACAAAGACGGAAAATGCTGATTATAAAGAATGGCGTGAGCTGAATACCCGCTGGTATCAATTCGGTGCGTTTGTTCCTTTATATCGTGCACACGGACAATACCCTTTCCGTGAAATATGGGAGATTGCGCCGGAAGGGCATCCTGCTTATCAGTCGGTTGTATATTATACTAAGTTACGTTATAATATGATGCCGTATATTTATTCGCTGGCAGGTATGACTTGGTTTGATGATTATACAATCATGCGTCCCTTGGTAATGGATTTCACAGCGGATGCTGAAGTGAATGATATTGGTGACCAGTTTATGTTCGGTCCTTCGTTTATGGTATCTCCGGTTTATCGCTATGGTGACCGCAGTCGTGAAATTTATTTCCCTCAAGCAGAGGGCTGGTATGATTTCTATTCCGGCAAATTCCAGGCTGGAGGAGAGAGAAAAGTAATAGAAGCTCCTTATGAGCGTATTCCGTTGTATGTGCGTGCAGGCGCTATCATTCCGTTCGGAGATGATATTCAGTATACGGATGAAAAACCGGCGGAGCACATCCGTTTGTATATTTATCAGGGAGCGGATGGGGAGTTTACGTTATACGAAGATGAAGGTGTGAATTATAACTATGAACAAGGGATGTATGCCATGATACCGATGAAGTATGATGAGGCTACCAAGACTTTAGTGATTGGTGAGCGTCAGGGGGAGTTCCCGGGTATGCTGAAGGAGCGTACTTTCACGGTAGTTACGGTGAATAAGGAGAAAGCCCAACCGTTTGATTTGAACGCGAAAGGGGTGACTGTGAAGTATAATGGCAGCGAGCAGACATTGAAACTGTAA